The Cryptosporangium aurantiacum genome contains the following window.
AAAGCGGTTCACGAGATGACCCCCGGCTCGATGCGACACACGACCTCGAATCACGTCGTGGACGTCACCGGCGACACCGCGCGTTTACGGTGCTACCTCACCGGGATCGTCTGGGACGCGGCAAGGGGCGTCGCCCCGCAGGTCGGCGGCGCGGGGCGGTACGACGCCCAACTCGTCCGCCAGGACGGGGCGTGGAAGATCCGGCGCCTCGACGTCGAGCTCTACGAGGTCGGCGACAACCTCGACGAGCGGCTCACCACATCCTGAAGCCGCCGGGTCAGGCCGGCGTCGCCACCGTGCGGTGAGCCCGCTGCGGGCGCAGCCGCGCGCCGTGAGCACAGGTAGGCGCCGTGCTCGGCGCGA
Protein-coding sequences here:
- a CDS encoding nuclear transport factor 2 family protein, which codes for MSDKFDVVETHSRYCDALDRGDADDLVAVFTEDAVWYCEPMGTFEGHQGLRTFCKAVHEMTPGSMRHTTSNHVVDVTGDTARLRCYLTGIVWDAARGVAPQVGGAGRYDAQLVRQDGAWKIRRLDVELYEVGDNLDERLTTS